Below is a genomic region from Nocardioides panacis.
CGAGCACCACGCTGATCTGCCGGTTGTAGGCCAGCAGCCAGTCGCCGAGCGAGCCGAAGAACGCGCCGTACGCGACGAAGACGAAGGAGAACCCGAGCACGAACAGGAAGCTGCCGAGCACCATCCGCCCGCGCCGGGCGTTCTCGAGGTCCACGCCGGACAGGCCGGTGGCGTAGGACAGGTAGCCCGGCAGCAGCGGGACGACGCACGGCGAGAAGAACGAGACCAGGCCGGCCAGCAGCGCCACCGGCAGCGCGAGCAGCATCGACCCGGACAGGGCGGTCACCTGGAACCAGGAGCCCACGTCGAGCAGGGTCATGAGGCGTCCTCGACCAGGTCGTCCAGCGTGGTGCGGGTGATCGGGCCGATCACGCTGCCGGACACCCGGCCCTGCGCGTCGACGACCACGGTGCTCGGCACCGTCGTCGCCGGCAGCGTCCCGCGGAACGCCAGCAGCGTGGAGCCCTGCTGGTCGTAGATGCTCGGGTAGGGGATCTTGAAGCGCCGCACGAACGCCCGGGCGTTGCCGGCGCTGGGGTCGCGGCTGTCGATGCCGAGGAACTCCACGCCCCGGGGACCGAGCTCGCGGGAGGCGTCGGCGAGCATGCCGGCCTCGGCCCGGCAGGGCCCGCACCAGGACCCCCACACGTTGACCACCACGACCTTGCCGCGGTAGTCGGCCAGCGACACCTGGTCGCCGTCCAGCGTGGTGCCGGCGACCGCACCCGGGGCCTTCCGGTCCGCGGCGGTCTTCACCGAGGTGATGATGCCCTTGCCGGCGACGAACCCCTGGTCGCCGCCGGAGGAGGAGATGTCGTTCGAGCAGCCCGCGAGCAGCCCACCGCACAGCAGGGCGGCGAGGGCGAGGACGCGGGGGCGGCTGGTCATGCGGGTGGTGCCTCGTCGGCCGGCTCGGTGCCGCCGGCGGAGAACGTGTGCTTGCGGTCCTTGACCGGGATCAGGTCCGCGGCGGGCTCGGAGTAGCGCAGCGTGACCAGCTCGTCGCCGTCGAAGACCAGCGACGTCAGGCTGCACAGCGTGCACTGCCGGTTGCGGGGGTTGTGCAGGAAGGACCGGCCCTCGACGTGCAGCCGGGTCGTCCAGATCGGCAGCTGGTGGGAGACGACGACCGCCTCGTGGCCGCGGGCCGAGTCGCGGGCGTCGTACACCGCCGCCATCATCCGCGCGGCGACCGTCTTGTAGGGCTCGCCCCACGACGGCTGGAAGGGGTTCCACAGGTGCGGCCAGGACGACGGGCGCCGGACGATGCCGTCGCCGACGCTGAACCGCCGGCCCTCGAAGATGTTCGTGGACTCGATCACCCGCGCGTCGGTGACGATGTCGACGCCCCGGGCCAGGGCGAGCGGGCGGGCGGTCTCCTGGGCGCGCTCGAGCGGCGAGGCCACCACGTGGGTGATGTCCCGGTCGCCGACCGCGTCGGCGATCCGCTGGGCCATCTGCCGGCCGAGCCGCGAGAGGTGGTAGCCGGGCAGCCGGCCGTAGAGCACGCCCTCGGGGTTGTGCACCTCGCCGTGCCGCAGGAGGTGCACGGTGGTCCGGTCGCTCATCGGGCCCCCCCGGACGGTCGACGCGCTGACGTCGACGGCGGCCGCGGCGCGGGCGGCGGCCGGGAGGGCGGACAGGATCCGGTCCAGCGCCCGGTCGTCGTGGGCGGCGGAGAGGAACCACACCTCGAACGCGCTCGGGGGGAGGTAGACGCCCCGGTCCAGCATCGCGTGGAAGAAGGCCTTGTAGCGCTCGGGGTGCTGGGCGCTCGCCGCCGCGAAGTCCGGGACCTCGGTGACGCCCGGGTCGGTGAAGAACACGCTGAACATGTTGCCCACGTGCTGCACGACGTGCGGGACGCCGGCCTGGACGAGGGCGGCACCGGCCGCCTCCCGGACGACCTGCGCGGCGCGGTCGAGGTGCGCGTAGACCTCGTCGGTGGCGAGTGTCAGGGTGGCCAGGCCGGCGGTGGTCGCGACCGGGTTCCCCGAGAGCGTCCCGGCCTGGTAGACCGGCCCCTCCGGCGAGAGCATCGACATCACGTCGGCCCGCCCGCCGAACGCCGCGGCCGGGAACCCGCCGCCCATCACCTTGCCGAAGGTCGTCAGGTCGGGCGCCCAGCCCTCGACGGCGCCGTCGAGGCCCCAGTGCCCGGAGCGGGTGACCCGGAAGCCGGTCATCACCTCGTCGCTCACGAACAGCGCGCCGTGCGCCCGGCAGGTCTCGGCCAGCAGCCGGTTGAAGCCGGGCCGCGGCGGGACGACGCCCATGTTGCCGGGAGCGGCCTCGGTGATCACGCAGGCGATGTCGTCGCCGTGCTCGGCGAAGGCCGCGGCCAGCGCCTCGGGGTCGTTGTAGGGCAGCACCAGCGTCGCGGCGGTGGACGCCGCGGGCACGCCGGGGGTGCCGGGGACCGAGAACGTCGCGAGGCCGGAGCCGGCCTGGGCCAGCAGCGAGTCGACGTGCCCGTGGTAGCAGCCGGCGAACTTCACGACCAGCTCGCGGCCGGTGAACCCGCGGGCCAGCCGGATCGCGGACATCGTCGCCTCGGTGCCGGAGGACACGAACCGCACCTTCTCCACGGGCGTGCGGGCGACGATCGCCTCGGCGAGCTCGACCTCCGGCCGCGTCGGGGTGCCGTACGACGTCCCGCGACCCACGGCCGCGTGCACGGCCTCGAGGACCTGGGGGTGGGCGTGGCCGAGGAGCATCGGGCCCCAGCTGCCGACGAGGTCGACGTACTCGGTGCCGTCGACGTCGTACAGGTAGGGACCGGAGGCCCGCTCGATGAAGCGTGGCGTGCCGCCGACGGCGTTGAACGCCCGGACCGGGGAGTTGACCCCGCCCGGCGTCACGGCGTGCGCCCGCGCGAAGAGGGCGGCCGACTCCCGCGTGGACGCGGCGGTCGTGGGGGAAGCGGCGTCAGGCTCGGCAGTCACCCCGGCATTCTCCCCCCGCAACCGGCCCCGACCACGAACCCGGTCCCCGCCGCCGGGGTGTGAGACGCGCTACGGTCCGTGTGACGCACGTCGCACGGCCGGTGTGACCCCCGGCACGTAACCCGGGAGACCCCGGGTCGTTTTACGTGTGAGTGGGAGAACCACCGGGTATCAGTCGGTCCACCGGCTGGGCGCCGGCGGCAGGGGATCAGGGAGACCACGACATGGCGTCGCACACACGGTTCAGCACGTTCCAGAAGGCCACGGCCCTGGTGCCGCTGGCGCTGCTCTCCGGGGCCTGGACGACCAGCCTGACCGTGACCAGCGCCGGCGCCGAGGGCCAGGACGGCCGGCTCCCCGACGGCACCAGCATCCCCGACCAGGCCATCAAGGCCCCCGCCAGCGTGTCGCAGCCCGGGGAGATCGCCCCGGGCGTGCCCACCGGCTCGGCCCGCAAGGTGCTCGCCGACGCCTCCACCAACGGCATCCCCTCGGCGGCGCTGTCGGCCTACCAGCGCGCCGCGCAGGTCATCGACTCCGCGGACCCCGGCTGCCACGTCGACTGGCCGCTGATCGCCGCCATCGGCCGCGTCGAGTCCAACCACGGCCGGTACGGCGGCAACACCCTGGACTCCCACGGCGTGAGCCGTCCCGGCATCTACGGCATCCCGCTCGACGGCAGCAACGGCACCTCCGCGGTGGCCGACTCCGACGCCGGGCAGTACGACAACGACCCCACCCTGGACCGGGCGGTCGGCCCGATGCAGTTCATCCCCTCGACCTGGTCGGTCGTCGGCGTGGACGGCGACGGCGACGGCAAGCGCAACCCGCAGGACATCGACGACGCGGCGCTCGCCACCGCCGTCTACCTCTGCTCCGGCGACGAGGACCTTTCCTCCACGGCCGGCCAGCGCTCGGCGGTCTACCGCTACAACCACAGCCAGGACTACGTCGACCTGGTGCTGTCGATCATGGCGGCCTACGCCGGCGGCGACTACTCCTCGGTGCCCACCAGCTCCGCAGGCACCACCACCTTCACCCCCGACTACGGCGACTCGGTGATGGCCTCCGGGATCACCGGCTACCACCGCCCGAAGGCGCACGCGCCGCGCTCCGGGTCGACCACCCGCGGCGGCTCGACCCCGTCGGCCGCGAGCACGCCCGGCGCCACGTCGACCCCCGGCACGACCGGGTCGACGACCGGCAGCGGCAGCGGCAGCGGCGGCAGCGGTGCGGGCAGCGGCTCGGTCACCAGCCAGGCGCCGGGCCGCCCGGCCTCCCAGCCGCCGGCCCCCGTCACCCAGACCCTCTCGGCCCTCGACAAGGCCAAGCAGACCTGCCAGAACAGCTTCAGCGCTGCGCAGATCTCCTCGCTCGGCGGACTGACGGCGTGCGGCAACGCCGTCCTGGCCCAGGGGCTGTCCGCGGTCACCGGCCTGCTGAACCCGCCCGCGCCCGGCGGCGGCACGACCGGCGGCGGCACGACCCCGCCGGCCCCGGCCACGCTGACCCGGGCGGAGGCCACCGCGCAGTGCCTCGCCAGCGGGATCAGCCAGCTCGACGTCACCGCTCTGAACGCCTGCGTCGACCGGCTGATGGCCGGCTGACGGGCACGCCCACCCGGGCCTCCGGCAGGTCCGACCCGGCTCAGAGCCGCCCGGCGAACTCCGCGGCCCAGTAGGTCAGGATCACGTCGGCGCCGGCCCGCCGGATCGAGGTGAGGGTCTCCAGGATCGCGGCGTCCCGGTCGATCCAGCCGTGGGCCGCGGCGGCCTCGACCATGGCGTACTCCCCCGAGATGTTGTACGCCGCGACGGGCACGTCGACGGCCTCGCGCACCGCGCGCACCACGTCGAGGTAGGCCAGCGCCGGCTTCACCATCACCAGGTCGGCTCCCTCCTCGACGTCCAGCAGCGCCTCGCGGACGCCCTCGACGACGTTGCCGCCGTCCTGCTGGTAGGTCCGCCGGTCGCCCTGCAGCGAGGAGTCGACGGCCTCGCGGAACGGCCCGAAGAAGGCGGAGGCGTACTTCGCGGAGTAGGCCATGATCCCCACGTCGTGGTGGCCGGCGGCCTCGAGCGCCTGCCGGATCACCCCGACCTGGCCGTCCATCATCCCGCTCGGCCCCACGAGGTCCACCCCGGCCGCGGCCTGGGCGAGCGCCATCTCGGCGTACACCTCGAGGGTCGCGTCGTTGTCGACGGCGCCGGAGGCGGTGAGCACGCCGCAGTGGCCGTGGTCGGTGAACTCGTCGAGGCACAGGTCGGCCATCACCGGCAGGGCGTCGCCGACCTCCGCGACGCAGTCCGCGATCGCGACGTTGAGGATGCCGTCGGGGTCGACGGCGCCGGTGCCCCGGGCGTCCTTGGCCGTCGGGATGCCGAACAGCATCACGCCGCCCAGCCCGAGGGCGGCCGCCTCCGCGACCGCCTTGCGCAGCGAGTCACGCGAGTGCTGCACGACCCCCGGCATGCTGCTGATCGGGGTCGGCTCGGCCGCCCCCTCCCGCACGAACACCGGCAGCACCAGCTGCCGGGCCTGCACCGAGGTCTCGGCGACCAGCCGGCGCAGCGCCGGGGTGCGGCGCAGCCGGCGGGGGCGGGAGGCGGGGAAGCTCATCGACGGGCTCCGATCAGGTGGCCCGGCGACGGGCCGAGGGACGACGCTCGGACGGGCGGGTGACCGGCTGGCCGGCCTCCAGGAGGGAGGCCCGGCGCGAGGCGCCGAAGTCGGCGAGCGCGTCGACGAGCACCTCGACGGACGGCGCGGGCGCCATCACGTCGACCCGGAGGCCGTGCTCCTCGGCGGTCTTGGCCGTGGCCGGCCCGATCACCGCGATGATCGTCGAGGTGTGCGGCTTGCCGGCGATGCCGACCAGGTTGCGCACCGTCGAGGACGAGGTGAACACGACCGCGTCGAACTTGCCGGACTTGATCGCCTCCCGCGTCGGCGCCGGCGGCGGGGTGGCCCGCACGGTCCGGTAGGCGGTGACGTCGTCGACCTCCCAGCCGAGGTCCAGCAGCCCGGCGACCAGGGTCTCCGTGGCGATGTCGGCCCGCGGCAGGAACACCCGGTTGATCGGGTCGAGCAGGTCGTCGTACGGCGGCCAGTCCTCGAGCAGGCCACGGGCGGACTGCTCGCCGGACGGGACGAGGTCCGCGCGCAGGCCCCACCTCTCGATCGCGGCAGCGGTCTTCTCGCCGACCGCGGCGATCTTCAGGCCGGAGAACGCGCGGGCGTCGAGGCCGTACTCGTCGAACTTCTCGCGCACCGCCTTGACCGCGTTGACCGAGGTGAAGGCGATCCACTCGTAGCGGCCCTCGACCAGGCCACGGATGGCCTTGTCCATCTGCTGGGGGTTGCGCGGCGGCTCGACCGAGATGGTCGGCACCTCCTCGGGCACCGAGCCGTAGCCGCGGAGCCGGGCCGACAGCGTGCCGGCCTGCTCCTTGGTGCGCGGCACCAGCACCCGCCAGCCGAACAGCGGCTTGGTCTCGAACCAGGACAGCGCGGTGCGCAGGTCGACGACGTCACCGATCACGGTGACCGCCGGCGGGGTCATCCGGGCGGACCGGACGTCGGCGCCGACCCGGGCGAGCGTGGAGACCAGGGTCTCCTGCTCGGTGGTGGTGCCGACCCGGGTCATCGCGACGGGGGTCTCCGGGTTGCGGCCGGCGTCGACCAGCGCCGCGGCCACCTCGCCGATGGAGCTCACCGCCGACAGCAGCACCAGGGTGCGGTCGTCGGCGTACTGCGACCAGTCGACCTTCGCGTCGGAGCAGTTCACGACCGCGACCTCGCGGTGCTTCTTGTCGGTCAGCGGCACGCCGGCGTAGGCCGGGACCGCCGTGACCGAGGAGACGCCCGGGACGATCTCGAAGCCGACCCCGGCCTTGACGCAGGCCTGGGCCTCCTCGGGACCGGAGGCGTAGACGAACGGGTCGCCGGCCATCAGCCGGACCACCCGCTTGCCGGAGCGCGCCTGCTTGACGAT
It encodes:
- a CDS encoding TlpA disulfide reductase family protein, coding for MTSRPRVLALAALLCGGLLAGCSNDISSSGGDQGFVAGKGIITSVKTAADRKAPGAVAGTTLDGDQVSLADYRGKVVVVNVWGSWCGPCRAEAGMLADASRELGPRGVEFLGIDSRDPSAGNARAFVRRFKIPYPSIYDQQGSTLLAFRGTLPATTVPSTVVVDAQGRVSGSVIGPITRTTLDDLVEDAS
- a CDS encoding histidine phosphatase family protein, which encodes MSDRTTVHLLRHGEVHNPEGVLYGRLPGYHLSRLGRQMAQRIADAVGDRDITHVVASPLERAQETARPLALARGVDIVTDARVIESTNIFEGRRFSVGDGIVRRPSSWPHLWNPFQPSWGEPYKTVAARMMAAVYDARDSARGHEAVVVSHQLPIWTTRLHVEGRSFLHNPRNRQCTLCSLTSLVFDGDELVTLRYSEPAADLIPVKDRKHTFSAGGTEPADEAPPA
- a CDS encoding lytic transglycosylase domain-containing protein yields the protein MASHTRFSTFQKATALVPLALLSGAWTTSLTVTSAGAEGQDGRLPDGTSIPDQAIKAPASVSQPGEIAPGVPTGSARKVLADASTNGIPSAALSAYQRAAQVIDSADPGCHVDWPLIAAIGRVESNHGRYGGNTLDSHGVSRPGIYGIPLDGSNGTSAVADSDAGQYDNDPTLDRAVGPMQFIPSTWSVVGVDGDGDGKRNPQDIDDAALATAVYLCSGDEDLSSTAGQRSAVYRYNHSQDYVDLVLSIMAAYAGGDYSSVPTSSAGTTTFTPDYGDSVMASGITGYHRPKAHAPRSGSTTRGGSTPSAASTPGATSTPGTTGSTTGSGSGSGGSGAGSGSVTSQAPGRPASQPPAPVTQTLSALDKAKQTCQNSFSAAQISSLGGLTACGNAVLAQGLSAVTGLLNPPAPGGGTTGGGTTPPAPATLTRAEATAQCLASGISQLDVTALNACVDRLMAG
- the hemB gene encoding porphobilinogen synthase; the protein is MSFPASRPRRLRRTPALRRLVAETSVQARQLVLPVFVREGAAEPTPISSMPGVVQHSRDSLRKAVAEAAALGLGGVMLFGIPTAKDARGTGAVDPDGILNVAIADCVAEVGDALPVMADLCLDEFTDHGHCGVLTASGAVDNDATLEVYAEMALAQAAAGVDLVGPSGMMDGQVGVIRQALEAAGHHDVGIMAYSAKYASAFFGPFREAVDSSLQGDRRTYQQDGGNVVEGVREALLDVEEGADLVMVKPALAYLDVVRAVREAVDVPVAAYNISGEYAMVEAAAAHGWIDRDAAILETLTSIRRAGADVILTYWAAEFAGRL
- a CDS encoding uroporphyrinogen-III synthase gives rise to the protein MSFVGSGPGDPELLTVRAVDLLRQAEIVVTEAPEHAALVESLCPHVEVVDGGFGQDGQPLTHAGRAKVIVKQARSGKRVVRLMAGDPFVYASGPEEAQACVKAGVGFEIVPGVSSVTAVPAYAGVPLTDKKHREVAVVNCSDAKVDWSQYADDRTLVLLSAVSSIGEVAAALVDAGRNPETPVAMTRVGTTTEQETLVSTLARVGADVRSARMTPPAVTVIGDVVDLRTALSWFETKPLFGWRVLVPRTKEQAGTLSARLRGYGSVPEEVPTISVEPPRNPQQMDKAIRGLVEGRYEWIAFTSVNAVKAVREKFDEYGLDARAFSGLKIAAVGEKTAAAIERWGLRADLVPSGEQSARGLLEDWPPYDDLLDPINRVFLPRADIATETLVAGLLDLGWEVDDVTAYRTVRATPPPAPTREAIKSGKFDAVVFTSSSTVRNLVGIAGKPHTSTIIAVIGPATAKTAEEHGLRVDVMAPAPSVEVLVDALADFGASRRASLLEAGQPVTRPSERRPSARRRAT